Proteins from a single region of Pseudomonas sp. BSw22131:
- a CDS encoding FAD-dependent oxidoreductase, whose amino-acid sequence MALKLVNFMRPEIAIVGAGILGVMTALACARKGAAVAIYDTEDIPNKRNLSFADARMWRHVHQNNPALEALAASSLEAWLRLQSLSKFEAVRKTQIVRLLTSAQCEVLGDAYDNSGNTFEILSADQLSIKKAYDIDITSEQRLFVANDALLINGKLIYSYLVDTLKSMSKVSFFPNTKINVDADISECSIQTAHGKRNYSGIILLTGRPGKYAFSQREPCTLKKHYQLHIDFNLSEATTNDGLLPLLNFGDPQTTWAVPSVDRKILSVSASNLFLTKKISVDQINEMTDYLIRKIKAEYTTFDVRVSEYFELPVSARHTNTYWEIRPDHNVISINACDASLFKAAPAISEIISDMIIKAR is encoded by the coding sequence ATGGCACTCAAATTAGTGAACTTCATGCGTCCTGAAATTGCGATCGTAGGCGCGGGGATCTTGGGTGTTATGACAGCACTGGCTTGTGCCCGAAAGGGCGCGGCCGTTGCGATCTATGATACTGAAGACATTCCGAACAAACGTAATCTATCCTTTGCCGATGCTCGCATGTGGCGGCACGTGCACCAGAATAATCCAGCACTAGAAGCATTAGCCGCGTCGTCGTTAGAGGCTTGGCTGAGACTCCAAAGTTTGTCTAAATTCGAAGCAGTCAGAAAAACCCAAATAGTTCGTCTGCTGACATCGGCGCAGTGTGAAGTTTTAGGTGATGCCTATGACAACAGCGGCAACACCTTCGAAATCTTGAGCGCGGACCAATTGTCGATCAAGAAGGCTTACGATATTGATATCACTAGCGAACAACGTTTGTTTGTTGCGAATGATGCCTTATTGATTAACGGGAAATTGATTTACTCTTATCTCGTGGATACGCTTAAATCCATGAGTAAAGTCAGTTTTTTTCCTAACACAAAAATTAACGTCGATGCTGATATCTCTGAATGCTCTATTCAGACTGCGCATGGAAAACGCAACTACTCTGGGATTATTCTTTTAACCGGTCGACCAGGGAAATACGCGTTCTCACAAAGAGAACCATGCACACTGAAAAAACATTATCAACTGCATATTGACTTCAACCTTAGCGAGGCCACGACTAATGACGGTCTCCTACCGTTGCTTAATTTTGGTGATCCGCAAACGACGTGGGCTGTGCCCTCAGTCGATAGAAAAATTCTGAGTGTGAGCGCTAGTAATCTTTTTCTAACAAAGAAAATAAGCGTAGATCAAATTAATGAGATGACTGACTATCTTATTCGCAAAATAAAAGCCGAATACACAACGTTCGACGTGCGCGTCTCTGAGTATTTTGAACTACCGGTATCTGCCCGACATACGAATACCTATTGGGAAATACGACCAGATCACAACGTAATTTCTATCAACGCTTGCGACGCATCGTTATTTAAGGCCGCGCCAGCAATATCAGAAATCATAAGTGACATGATTATAAAGGCTAGATGA
- a CDS encoding MFS transporter, whose product MSSEILVNQQTLPARDNNERYLLLASLISTLGSGVLIIANALIISQIMGTAKAVGFLFILVALPQAFFSLLFGKISDTYDRKKICIVTNILNAVIVISILVGIAFFDDPSMTVYVGSFMLSLTTAMFFPANNAIIKDAITKTRMAIFNSKLEMSTQIGTLTSVAIGGFLIQYSGVNFVFVLNAITFLCSAFLFKLININRQSTTLTDTSSNADADLEKGDVQIRKPWLILLYGIGNIIITVSNMLLVILVTKHYSAGASVLGIVDALAGVGVFVAAALTPVLQKRYSLLSIVIIGYIGNALFIALQPQFNIMWLIVFFPLGALSFGIARISCRTLMFNSISSQYTGRFFGMSNALGLASSVVLIYVIGSLVDTFDVIAGYVALAATVVALTSLASLFVIKGPTK is encoded by the coding sequence ATGAGTAGTGAGATCCTTGTAAATCAACAGACACTCCCCGCGCGAGATAATAATGAGCGTTATCTACTTCTCGCTTCATTGATCTCTACTCTGGGTAGCGGTGTTCTTATTATTGCCAATGCGCTTATTATTTCGCAAATCATGGGAACCGCCAAAGCTGTAGGTTTTCTATTTATACTAGTGGCTCTCCCACAAGCATTTTTCTCGCTTTTATTCGGAAAAATTTCAGACACCTACGATCGCAAAAAAATTTGTATCGTTACAAATATTTTAAATGCGGTTATTGTGATTAGCATTTTGGTGGGCATCGCCTTTTTTGATGACCCGTCAATGACCGTATATGTCGGTAGCTTTATGCTGTCCTTAACAACCGCAATGTTTTTCCCGGCAAACAACGCTATTATCAAAGACGCCATCACTAAAACCCGAATGGCCATTTTTAACTCGAAATTAGAAATGTCAACACAGATCGGTACTTTGACATCGGTTGCTATTGGTGGATTTCTGATTCAGTACTCAGGCGTGAATTTTGTATTTGTGTTGAATGCAATAACCTTCTTATGTAGCGCTTTTTTATTCAAACTAATCAACATCAACCGCCAATCAACAACGCTGACGGACACTAGCTCAAATGCTGACGCCGATCTGGAGAAAGGAGATGTCCAGATTAGGAAGCCTTGGTTAATCCTGCTATATGGTATCGGCAACATTATTATAACCGTCAGCAATATGCTCTTGGTTATACTCGTCACCAAACATTACAGCGCGGGAGCCAGCGTACTTGGTATTGTCGATGCTTTGGCCGGTGTTGGTGTATTCGTTGCTGCTGCACTGACGCCCGTTTTACAAAAACGCTATTCACTGTTATCAATAGTAATTATAGGCTATATCGGAAACGCCTTATTTATTGCCTTGCAACCGCAATTTAATATTATGTGGCTTATCGTGTTTTTCCCTTTAGGCGCACTGTCCTTTGGCATCGCCAGAATTTCCTGTCGAACACTAATGTTTAACTCAATTTCCTCACAATACACTGGCCGCTTTTTTGGAATGAGCAACGCGCTTGGCCTGGCATCATCGGTTGTGTTGATTTACGTCATCGGCAGCTTGGTAGACACATTCGATGTGATAGCAGGATACGTGGCATTAGCAGCCACCGTTGTTGCCCTGACATCACTTGCTTCATTATTCGTTATCAAAGGGCCAACGAAATGA
- a CDS encoding ATP-grasp domain-containing protein — protein sequence MKLLAIEVGQFGDYYNSRYQQIENYGVDLYVFSGVADFDHWKEGKFFVANTMDTTDLTKRAIEINQEQKFDGVFTLAENSVIATAIIATALGLPSITVNAAANSRNKIFMRNAHRTHNAPHPAFALTNTIDEARKAADSIGFPVILKPTLGSGSQFVYKINNHEELNDAFPTAFKGINAMSQFLKEGITSLLGPNSLLVESYLDGREFLIEAFTWDGETVLGSIVDRVTLEGNSFDDDVHHAPTDLCPLDIERVRAAVHAGAVAQGLTRSAMHAEIRFHQNKPYIIEIAARLGGGGLDFMSRLSSGYCPVKSAIDIAMGVKPNHGFYSPTGLDTFALCLISGPGTITDILVPATITNDPAVFMLKITAQPGTLIKRPPFGNDIVGFLGVSGSVRKETEFKALSYSNKIKISIK from the coding sequence ATGAAATTGTTAGCCATCGAAGTAGGGCAATTTGGTGATTATTACAACTCGCGATATCAACAGATTGAAAACTATGGTGTAGATTTATATGTTTTTTCCGGTGTCGCTGACTTCGACCATTGGAAAGAGGGAAAATTTTTTGTTGCCAACACCATGGACACCACCGATTTAACCAAACGAGCCATAGAGATTAATCAGGAACAAAAATTCGATGGTGTTTTCACGCTTGCCGAGAACAGCGTTATCGCTACTGCCATTATAGCGACCGCGCTAGGGCTGCCATCAATCACGGTGAATGCAGCGGCGAACAGCCGAAATAAAATATTCATGCGAAACGCGCACAGGACCCACAATGCCCCACATCCAGCATTTGCGCTTACGAACACGATTGATGAAGCACGCAAAGCCGCCGACTCAATAGGCTTTCCCGTCATTCTCAAACCCACACTTGGTTCCGGTAGTCAGTTTGTGTATAAAATCAATAATCATGAAGAACTCAACGACGCATTCCCAACGGCGTTCAAAGGTATCAACGCGATGAGTCAGTTTTTGAAGGAAGGCATCACGAGTCTTTTAGGCCCTAACAGTTTGCTTGTAGAGTCGTACCTTGATGGTCGGGAATTTCTGATTGAAGCTTTTACTTGGGACGGTGAAACTGTGCTTGGCTCTATCGTTGATAGAGTTACATTGGAAGGTAATTCCTTTGATGACGATGTGCATCACGCGCCCACCGACCTGTGCCCGCTTGATATTGAAAGGGTGAGAGCCGCGGTGCATGCTGGCGCAGTCGCTCAAGGCTTGACGCGGAGTGCTATGCACGCAGAAATTCGCTTTCATCAGAATAAGCCTTATATAATCGAAATCGCCGCTCGCTTGGGTGGCGGCGGCCTTGATTTTATGTCTCGATTATCATCTGGTTATTGCCCAGTCAAATCGGCAATAGATATTGCAATGGGAGTCAAACCTAACCATGGTTTTTATAGTCCCACAGGTTTGGATACATTCGCTTTATGTTTGATTTCCGGTCCAGGCACAATCACCGATATTTTGGTGCCTGCGACCATTACAAATGACCCAGCTGTATTTATGTTGAAAATCACGGCTCAGCCTGGCACTTTAATTAAAAGGCCTCCTTTTGGAAATGACATCGTCGGTTTCCTTGGAGTATCGGGAAGCGTACGTAAAGAGACCGAATTTAAAGCGTTAAGCTACAGTAATAAAATAAAAATATCGATTAAATGA
- a CDS encoding ABC transporter substrate-binding protein gives MKKIGLAIALDDSATYHTQTFIEAIAYSLDNFPALNSYMYRTVSDQKSRSGGANSAKGLIDWGADIVIGHFSSIAAISAMPYYAAAHMPVILPAATSCQLDLLPANQQYLTYKYQNNNKALVQYCVFDCIAKRGSGNIIVIAQNNEYGKTLSRLIPLFRGVILTDTVPAHFGRSDTYVIFGYDDFARNIIKRLSSVPVYRIVLIDDSDCSDVHKALIVKPHRLSRVKAVFNIPKHGRPSPYWNETLLALALADSMLRTSNEKIAHLGTFETYLAPQSFDSNNRYDGNTLVTEDIYY, from the coding sequence ATGAAAAAAATCGGATTGGCTATTGCACTCGATGACAGTGCAACCTACCACACTCAGACTTTTATCGAGGCTATCGCGTATAGCCTCGATAATTTTCCTGCCCTCAATTCATATATGTATAGAACTGTGAGCGACCAAAAATCCCGATCGGGGGGCGCCAACTCAGCGAAGGGATTGATCGATTGGGGCGCGGACATCGTCATAGGGCACTTTTCCAGTATAGCTGCGATTTCTGCTATGCCGTATTATGCCGCAGCCCATATGCCGGTGATCCTGCCTGCAGCCACTTCTTGCCAACTTGACCTGTTGCCTGCTAATCAACAATACCTTACCTATAAGTATCAAAACAACAACAAAGCGCTTGTGCAATACTGTGTGTTTGATTGTATTGCTAAACGAGGGAGCGGAAACATAATTGTCATTGCCCAAAATAATGAATACGGCAAAACGCTGTCAAGACTAATACCTTTGTTTAGGGGGGTAATTCTAACAGACACAGTTCCAGCACATTTTGGCAGAAGTGATACATATGTTATATTTGGCTATGATGATTTTGCTAGGAATATTATTAAAAGACTTTCTAGTGTGCCCGTTTATCGTATAGTTCTCATCGACGACTCCGATTGTTCTGATGTTCATAAAGCACTTATTGTTAAGCCGCATCGACTGTCCCGAGTTAAAGCCGTGTTTAACATTCCTAAGCATGGAAGGCCTTCACCCTACTGGAATGAAACATTATTGGCACTCGCACTGGCGGATTCTATGCTGAGGACGTCCAATGAGAAAATCGCTCATCTTGGAACATTTGAGACGTACCTTGCACCGCAGAGTTTCGATAGTAATAATCGCTACGATGGAAACACACTGGTGACAGAGGATATATATTACTGA
- the cysZ gene encoding sulfate transporter CysZ, whose product MPAPALSGPQYLREGLKLVLSPGLRLFVLLPLTINLVLFAGLIYLAGHQFELWVDTFMPTLPNWLSFLNYILWPLFVVLVILMVFFTFTMIANIIAAPFNGFLAEKVEVVVRGTDDFPAFSWGELAAMIPRTLSREMRKLGYFLPRALGLFILSWIPVVNIIAAPLWLLFGVWMMAIQYIDYPADNHKMSWQDMLAWLRAKRWQSLSFGGIVYVVLLIPVVNILMMPAAVAGATLFWVRERGAETQLAKTA is encoded by the coding sequence ATGCCTGCACCCGCTCTGTCTGGCCCGCAATACCTTCGCGAAGGCCTCAAACTGGTTCTCAGCCCTGGCCTGCGGCTGTTTGTATTGCTACCACTGACCATTAACCTGGTTCTGTTTGCCGGGCTGATTTACCTGGCCGGCCACCAATTCGAACTGTGGGTCGACACCTTCATGCCGACGCTGCCCAACTGGTTGAGTTTTCTCAACTACATCCTCTGGCCGCTGTTCGTGGTGCTGGTCATTTTGATGGTGTTCTTCACCTTCACCATGATCGCCAACATCATCGCTGCACCGTTCAACGGGTTTCTGGCTGAAAAGGTCGAAGTCGTGGTTCGCGGTACAGATGACTTCCCCGCGTTCAGCTGGGGTGAACTGGCCGCCATGATTCCCCGCACTCTGAGTCGCGAGATGCGCAAGCTGGGGTACTTCCTTCCGCGTGCGCTCGGGCTGTTCATTCTTTCGTGGATACCGGTGGTTAACATCATTGCTGCACCGCTGTGGCTACTGTTCGGCGTGTGGATGATGGCGATCCAGTACATCGACTACCCCGCCGACAACCACAAAATGAGCTGGCAGGACATGCTGGCGTGGCTACGCGCCAAGCGCTGGCAGAGTTTGAGTTTTGGCGGGATTGTCTATGTTGTGCTGTTGATACCCGTGGTCAACATCCTGATGATGCCGGCCGCAGTGGCGGGTGCGACGTTGTTTTGGGTCAGGGAGCGCGGCGCGGAGACGCAATTGGCAAAGACTGCCTAA
- the trxB gene encoding thioredoxin-disulfide reductase, with the protein MSDVRHSRVIILGSGPAGYSAAVYAARANLKPLLITGMQSGGQLTTTTEVDNWPGDPHGLTGPVLMERMREHAERFETEIVFDHINAVDLAGKPFNLKGDNGTYTCDALIIATGASARYLGLPSEETFMGKGVSACATCDGFFYRNREVAVVGGGNTAVEEALYLANIASKVTLVHRRETFRAEKILIDKLHARVAEGKIELKLNATLDEVLGDNMGVTGARLKNNDGSFAELKVDGVFIAIGHTPNTSLFDGQLALKDGYMVVQGGREGNATATSVEGVFAAGDVADHVYRQAITSAGAGCMAALDVERYLDGLANASF; encoded by the coding sequence ATGTCCGATGTACGTCATTCCCGAGTGATCATTCTCGGTTCCGGTCCTGCCGGTTACAGCGCTGCGGTCTATGCGGCCCGCGCTAACCTCAAGCCTTTGTTGATCACAGGCATGCAGTCCGGCGGTCAGCTGACCACCACGACCGAAGTCGACAACTGGCCGGGCGATCCGCATGGTCTGACCGGCCCTGTGTTGATGGAACGCATGCGTGAACACGCAGAGCGCTTTGAGACCGAGATCGTTTTTGACCACATCAACGCCGTGGATCTGGCGGGCAAACCGTTCAACCTCAAAGGTGATAACGGCACCTACACTTGCGACGCATTGATCATTGCGACCGGGGCCAGCGCTCGTTATCTGGGCCTGCCGTCTGAAGAAACGTTCATGGGTAAAGGCGTTTCGGCCTGCGCGACCTGCGATGGTTTCTTCTACCGCAACCGTGAAGTGGCCGTTGTCGGCGGCGGTAATACGGCGGTTGAAGAGGCACTTTACCTGGCAAACATCGCCAGCAAAGTCACGCTTGTGCACCGTCGCGAGACGTTCCGCGCCGAGAAGATTCTGATCGACAAGCTGCATGCACGTGTCGCTGAAGGCAAGATCGAACTCAAGCTAAACGCAACACTGGACGAGGTGCTCGGCGACAACATGGGCGTCACCGGTGCACGCCTCAAGAACAACGACGGCAGTTTTGCCGAGCTTAAAGTCGACGGCGTGTTCATCGCTATCGGCCACACGCCAAACACTTCGTTGTTCGACGGCCAGCTTGCGCTCAAAGACGGTTACATGGTGGTGCAGGGCGGCCGTGAAGGTAACGCGACAGCGACCAGCGTCGAAGGCGTATTCGCAGCAGGCGACGTGGCTGACCACGTTTACCGCCAGGCGATCACCTCGGCCGGCGCAGGCTGCATGGCGGCGCTCGATGTAGAGCGTTATCTGGACGGACTGGCCAACGCTTCGTTCTGA
- a CDS encoding HopJ type III effector protein, with the protein MTDLNTLRAHLRSGEHAFADTLAFVAEQYDYQPQAFSNGGVENAAGQNEGSGKTLGLALLEGFTDEEALLAFGEHYRSVQATPQGSDHGNIRALIAHGLAGVTFSAPPLRRK; encoded by the coding sequence ATGACTGATCTCAACACACTGCGTGCTCACTTGCGCAGTGGCGAACACGCGTTTGCCGACACCCTGGCTTTTGTCGCAGAGCAGTACGACTACCAGCCGCAAGCGTTCAGCAACGGCGGCGTCGAGAATGCTGCCGGTCAAAACGAAGGCTCTGGCAAAACCCTGGGTCTGGCATTGCTCGAAGGCTTTACCGATGAGGAAGCCTTGCTGGCTTTTGGCGAACACTACCGCTCGGTTCAGGCCACTCCGCAAGGCAGCGATCACGGTAATATCCGGGCGCTGATCGCCCATGGATTGGCGGGCGTAACGTTTAGTGCGCCGCCATTGAGGCGCAAGTGA
- a CDS encoding DUF1244 domain-containing protein, producing MTEQERLELEAASFRRLVAHLDSRKDVQNIDLMNLSGFCRNCLSKWYKAAADEKQIDISLDDAREVVYGMPYSEWKATYQKEASADQQAAFAKETKHD from the coding sequence ATGACCGAGCAAGAACGCCTCGAACTCGAAGCTGCCTCCTTCCGCCGTCTGGTCGCCCATCTGGACAGTCGCAAGGACGTCCAGAACATCGATCTGATGAACCTTTCCGGCTTCTGTCGCAACTGCCTGTCGAAGTGGTACAAGGCTGCCGCCGATGAAAAGCAGATCGACATCAGCCTCGATGATGCCCGCGAGGTGGTCTACGGCATGCCTTATAGCGAATGGAAAGCGACCTACCAGAAGGAAGCCAGCGCTGACCAGCAAGCCGCATTCGCCAAGGAAACAAAGCATGACTGA
- the folX gene encoding dihydroneopterin triphosphate 2'-epimerase: MARLEPGTARIRVKDLCLRTYIGINEDEILNKQDVLINLTILYPAQEAVRDNDIDHALNYRTITKAIIHHVENNRFALLERLTQEVLDLVMSHEPVQYAEVEVDKPHALRFAESVSITLAAQR, from the coding sequence ATGGCACGACTTGAACCAGGGACAGCGCGCATTCGGGTCAAAGATCTGTGCCTGCGCACGTACATCGGCATCAATGAAGACGAGATTCTCAACAAGCAGGACGTCTTGATCAACCTGACCATACTGTACCCCGCGCAGGAAGCCGTACGCGACAACGACATTGATCATGCACTGAACTACCGCACAATCACCAAAGCCATCATTCACCACGTTGAAAACAACCGCTTTGCGTTGCTGGAGCGTTTGACGCAGGAAGTGCTGGATCTGGTGATGAGTCACGAGCCTGTGCAGTACGCCGAAGTCGAAGTCGACAAACCGCACGCGCTCCGATTTGCAGAGTCCGTGTCGATCACCCTCGCGGCTCAGCGCTGA
- the folE gene encoding GTP cyclohydrolase I FolE encodes MTLSLPQHYREILVGLGEDPEREGLLDTPKRAAKAMQYLCHGYAQTLEEIVNGALFASDNDEMVIVKDIELYSLCEHHLLPFIGKAHVAYIPTGKVLGLSKIARIVDMFARRLQIQENLTRQIAEAIQDVTHASGVAVVIEAQHMCMMMRGVEKQNSTMNTSVMLGAFRELPTTRMEFLQLIGRSK; translated from the coding sequence ATGACTTTGTCACTGCCACAGCATTACCGTGAAATTCTTGTTGGGCTGGGTGAAGACCCTGAACGCGAGGGCCTGCTTGACACCCCGAAGCGCGCCGCAAAAGCAATGCAATATCTGTGTCACGGGTACGCTCAGACCCTAGAAGAAATCGTCAACGGCGCGCTGTTTGCGTCCGACAACGATGAGATGGTGATCGTCAAAGACATTGAGCTGTATTCGCTGTGCGAGCATCACCTGCTGCCATTTATCGGCAAGGCGCACGTGGCCTACATCCCTACGGGCAAGGTGCTGGGCTTGTCGAAGATTGCGCGGATCGTCGACATGTTCGCCCGTCGCCTGCAAATCCAGGAAAACCTGACACGACAAATCGCCGAGGCGATTCAAGACGTGACCCATGCGTCCGGCGTTGCGGTCGTGATTGAAGCGCAGCATATGTGCATGATGATGCGCGGCGTCGAGAAGCAGAATTCGACCATGAACACGTCGGTCATGCTGGGCGCTTTTCGCGAGCTGCCCACGACGCGTATGGAGTTTCTGCAATTGATCGGACGGAGCAAATAG
- the folM gene encoding dihydromonapterin reductase, with amino-acid sequence MASYPAPVLITGASKRVGLHCAERLLADGYAVIVSYRTERPGVQRLRELGAIAIHGDFSSQEGIFAFIAQLKTHTQSLRAIVHNASDWLPDTDDDGGDGLMRMVNVHMLAPYLINLHCAELLHRSETADIIHIGDDVTRKGSSKHIAYCATKAGMDNLTLSFAARFAPRIKVNGISPAMLMFQPDDDEAYRARTLAKAALGIEPGAEVVYQSLRYLLENPYVTGTTLTVNGGRHVK; translated from the coding sequence ATGGCTTCTTACCCTGCCCCTGTCCTGATCACCGGTGCCAGCAAGCGCGTCGGCCTGCATTGCGCAGAGCGACTGTTGGCCGACGGGTACGCTGTGATCGTCAGCTACCGCACCGAGCGCCCCGGCGTGCAGCGCTTGCGGGAACTGGGTGCCATCGCGATTCATGGGGACTTTTCTTCGCAAGAGGGCATTTTCGCCTTCATTGCTCAGTTGAAAACTCACACCCAATCCCTGCGTGCAATTGTCCATAATGCGTCCGACTGGCTGCCCGACACCGACGATGACGGAGGCGATGGGTTGATGCGTATGGTCAACGTGCACATGCTGGCGCCTTACCTGATCAACCTGCACTGCGCCGAGTTGTTGCACCGTTCGGAAACGGCCGACATTATTCACATTGGCGACGATGTCACCCGTAAAGGCAGCAGCAAGCACATTGCTTACTGCGCTACCAAAGCAGGGATGGACAACCTGACGCTGTCTTTCGCGGCGCGATTTGCGCCCAGGATCAAGGTCAACGGCATTTCCCCGGCGATGTTGATGTTTCAACCTGACGACGACGAAGCATACCGCGCGCGCACACTAGCCAAAGCGGCGCTGGGCATCGAGCCTGGCGCCGAAGTGGTCTATCAAAGCCTGCGCTATCTGCTGGAAAACCCTTACGTTACCGGCACAACCCTGACCGTAAACGGTGGGCGGCACGTTAAGTAA
- a CDS encoding antibiotic biosynthesis monooxygenase produces the protein MSTSPVTLMVARRVAHGRYQELITWLHEGEQLATDFPGYLGSGVLAPPPDDDEFQIIFRFADEATLHAWEHSASRSSWLVRGSGLFAAPSEHRVKGIDGWFGAIGQRPPRWKQAVAIWLAFFPVSLIFNFVLGPLLGQLELLPRIMISTLILTPLMVFWFIPLSTHLLAAWLHSTPSAPARVETASTL, from the coding sequence ATGTCTACCTCACCCGTCACGCTGATGGTTGCCCGTCGCGTCGCCCACGGTCGCTACCAGGAGCTGATTACCTGGCTGCACGAAGGCGAACAACTCGCTACAGACTTCCCCGGTTATCTCGGCTCAGGTGTGCTTGCTCCGCCGCCCGACGATGACGAATTCCAGATTATTTTCCGCTTTGCCGATGAAGCCACTCTGCACGCCTGGGAGCATTCGGCATCGCGAAGCTCCTGGCTGGTGCGTGGCAGCGGGCTGTTCGCTGCGCCATCCGAACATCGGGTCAAAGGCATCGATGGCTGGTTCGGGGCCATTGGACAGCGGCCGCCTCGCTGGAAGCAGGCCGTGGCTATATGGCTGGCTTTTTTCCCCGTGTCGCTGATTTTCAACTTCGTGCTGGGCCCGTTGCTGGGTCAACTGGAGTTGCTGCCGCGCATCATGATCAGCACGCTGATCCTTACGCCATTGATGGTGTTCTGGTTCATACCTCTCTCGACTCACCTGCTTGCCGCCTGGCTGCACAGCACGCCATCAGCCCCCGCGCGGGTCGAAACTGCCTCCACCCTGTAG
- a CDS encoding MerR family transcriptional regulator, translating into MTELLTYHAVAGALQQEELFPIREVSRLTGINPVTLRAWERRYGLIQPTRTESGHRLYSQADIDDVRSILGWIERGVAVSKVGKILAKAHVVRAETQAVEGILGAGEWGEWQARLRIAINGFDERQLERLYGQVFSSYPIAQVFQDILMPVWREFASQHDQHGRASEWLFLDSFLRGRTLQRLQLSTAHAEQRVVLASIPGHCLELELWVAALMMCTPETAIIALAPGQPLEELGLVCGKMKPDALVVFSNHPPTAELVKRLVKLGLGLCCPLVLAGEAADILQDNADESPMTCLGSDAATMRQRLQQFLTR; encoded by the coding sequence ATGACCGAACTCCTGACCTACCACGCGGTTGCCGGAGCGCTGCAACAGGAAGAGCTTTTCCCTATTCGGGAAGTTTCTCGCCTGACGGGGATCAATCCGGTCACGCTGAGGGCGTGGGAGCGTCGCTACGGTTTGATTCAGCCGACGCGCACCGAAAGCGGTCATCGCTTGTACTCACAGGCCGACATCGACGACGTGCGCAGTATCCTGGGCTGGATAGAGCGCGGAGTGGCCGTGAGCAAGGTCGGCAAGATCCTCGCCAAGGCGCACGTTGTGCGTGCCGAGACGCAGGCCGTCGAGGGAATCCTCGGGGCTGGCGAGTGGGGTGAGTGGCAAGCGCGGCTGCGTATCGCGATCAACGGCTTTGATGAGCGCCAGCTTGAACGGCTCTACGGGCAAGTGTTTTCTAGCTACCCAATCGCTCAGGTGTTTCAAGACATTCTGATGCCGGTGTGGCGAGAGTTCGCCTCGCAGCATGATCAGCATGGGCGTGCGAGCGAGTGGTTGTTCCTCGACAGTTTTCTGCGTGGACGCACGTTGCAGCGATTGCAGCTATCGACGGCTCATGCCGAGCAGCGCGTGGTGCTGGCATCGATTCCCGGCCACTGCCTGGAGCTTGAGTTATGGGTCGCAGCGCTGATGATGTGCACCCCTGAAACAGCGATCATTGCGCTGGCGCCGGGGCAACCGCTGGAGGAGCTGGGCCTGGTGTGCGGCAAGATGAAGCCGGACGCGTTGGTGGTGTTTTCCAATCATCCGCCCACTGCCGAACTGGTAAAGCGCCTGGTGAAGTTGGGTTTGGGTCTGTGCTGCCCACTGGTGTTAGCCGGCGAGGCGGCGGACATCTTGCAGGACAATGCCGATGAGTCTCCCATGACATGCCTGGGCAGCGACGCCGCCACCATGCGCCAGCGCTTGCAGCAATTCCTGACCCGCTAA
- a CDS encoding PAS domain-containing protein, which yields MISAKLLQMVVDASNDGIVVAEQEGDDNILIYVNKGFEAMTGYSGDDILYQDCRFLQGEDHQQAGLNAIRKAIADNQPCRQVLLNYRKDGTPFWNELSITPVFNDAERLMYYIGVQKDVTEQVQAQEKVIELQAELAQARKEIIELNKRNG from the coding sequence ATGATCAGTGCAAAACTGCTGCAGATGGTGGTAGATGCTTCCAACGATGGCATCGTCGTTGCCGAGCAGGAAGGCGACGACAACATCCTGATTTACGTCAACAAGGGGTTCGAGGCCATGACCGGATACAGCGGTGATGACATCCTTTATCAAGACTGCCGGTTCCTCCAGGGCGAAGATCATCAGCAAGCCGGACTCAATGCGATCCGTAAAGCCATCGCTGATAACCAGCCCTGTCGTCAGGTGCTTCTCAACTATCGCAAGGATGGCACGCCTTTCTGGAATGAACTGTCCATCACGCCCGTGTTCAACGATGCCGAAAGGTTGATGTACTACATCGGCGTTCAGAAAGATGTCACCGAGCAGGTTCAGGCTCAGGAAAAAGTGATAGAACTCCAGGCTGAACTGGCGCAGGCTCGCAAAGAGATCATCGAACTGAATAAACGGAACGGGTAA